A window of Verrucomicrobiia bacterium contains these coding sequences:
- a CDS encoding MazG family protein — MKKPALNQLLAVMAKLRSPNGCPWDREQTHHSLRRHAIEEVYELIDAIEARDDHEMAEELGDLLLQVVFHCQLARERGAFDFEQVTQHLVDKLIRRHPHVFGNTRVRNVDEVWANWEKIKTAEKHGTRHQRDSALDGIPKHLPALLRAEKLVKKARKAGLLSDDKPVRRPGRDALARQLFALARTAQACGWSAEELLQAEVKRTERALRRRERAVSTKP, encoded by the coding sequence ATGAAAAAGCCCGCCCTCAACCAACTGCTCGCCGTCATGGCCAAACTTCGATCGCCCAACGGCTGCCCGTGGGACCGCGAACAAACCCACCACAGCCTGCGGCGGCATGCCATCGAGGAGGTTTACGAATTGATCGACGCCATCGAGGCGCGCGACGACCATGAGATGGCGGAGGAACTGGGCGACCTCCTGTTGCAGGTGGTGTTTCACTGCCAGCTGGCGCGCGAACGGGGCGCCTTCGACTTCGAACAGGTCACGCAGCATCTCGTGGACAAGCTGATCCGCCGCCATCCGCACGTCTTTGGCAACACGCGCGTGCGGAACGTGGACGAGGTCTGGGCCAACTGGGAAAAAATCAAAACGGCTGAGAAGCACGGCACGCGGCACCAGCGGGACTCGGCGCTCGATGGCATTCCGAAACATCTCCCCGCCCTGCTCCGCGCCGAAAAGCTCGTCAAAAAGGCGCGCAAAGCGGGGCTGCTGTCCGACGACAAACCGGTCCGCAGACCGGGCCGCGACGCCCTCGCCAGGCAACTTTTCGCCCTCGCCCGCACGGCGCAGGCGTGCGGCTGGTCGGCCGAAGAGTTGTTGCAGGCGGAGGTCAAACGCACCGAGCGCGCGTTGCGGCGGCGGGAAAGAGCCGTCTCGACAAAACCTTGA
- the proB gene encoding glutamate 5-kinase → MRSELLKGVSRIVVKVGTGVLTDHRKQPDLAQLEQLVAQLAAQRKAGRDVVLVTSGAVGAGMGALGFQTRPTELAQKQACAAVGQSRLMATYDQLFARHGLVAAQVLLTHADLEHHERHLNARNTLVTLLAHGAVPIINENDAVSFTEIKFGDNDKLSALVASLLPADLLVILTSVEGVVENFGQPDARVLPLVQDITAAIEKLAGGTDSETAVGGMKSKVDAAKIVVRSGIPLVIASGRKHDTLARILAGEEEGTLFLPKPRKLQSRKRWIGFFHHAKGTLFVDDGAKKALREQGKSLLPPGIRRCEGSFAAGDVVRICDTDGTEFARGLAKFGAGDIAAGKLTRVEVVHRDDMVVL, encoded by the coding sequence TCCCGCATCGTCGTCAAAGTCGGCACCGGCGTCCTCACCGACCACCGGAAGCAGCCGGATTTGGCGCAACTGGAACAGCTCGTTGCGCAACTGGCCGCCCAGCGCAAAGCCGGCCGCGACGTGGTGCTCGTCACCTCGGGCGCCGTTGGCGCGGGCATGGGCGCGCTCGGCTTTCAAACGCGTCCCACCGAACTCGCCCAAAAGCAGGCCTGCGCCGCCGTCGGCCAGTCGCGGCTCATGGCCACCTACGACCAGTTGTTCGCCCGGCACGGACTCGTCGCGGCGCAGGTGTTGTTGACGCATGCGGACCTGGAACATCACGAACGCCACCTCAACGCCCGCAACACACTGGTGACGCTGCTCGCGCACGGCGCCGTCCCCATCATCAACGAGAACGACGCGGTGTCCTTCACCGAAATCAAGTTCGGGGACAACGACAAGCTCTCGGCGCTCGTCGCATCGCTGCTGCCCGCGGATTTGCTGGTCATCCTGACCTCGGTGGAGGGCGTGGTGGAGAACTTTGGCCAGCCCGACGCCCGCGTGTTGCCACTGGTGCAGGACATCACCGCGGCGATTGAAAAACTCGCGGGTGGCACGGACAGCGAAACGGCCGTGGGCGGCATGAAGTCCAAGGTGGACGCCGCCAAAATCGTCGTGCGCTCGGGGATTCCGCTGGTCATCGCCTCCGGCCGCAAGCACGACACCCTGGCCCGCATCCTCGCCGGCGAGGAGGAAGGCACGCTGTTCCTGCCGAAGCCGCGCAAGCTGCAAAGCCGCAAACGCTGGATCGGTTTTTTTCACCACGCCAAGGGCACCCTGTTTGTGGATGACGGCGCCAAGAAGGCGCTGCGCGAACAGGGCAAAAGCCTGCTCCCGCCGGGCATCCGGCGCTGCGAAGGCAGCTTCGCCGCCGGCGATGTGGTGCGCATTTGCGACACGGACGGAACCGAGTTCGCCCGCGGCCTCGCGAAATTCGGCGCCGGTGACATCGCCGCCGGCAAGCTCACCCGTGTCGAAGTCGTGCATCGCGATGACATGGTGGTGTTGTGA